Below is a genomic region from Silurus meridionalis isolate SWU-2019-XX chromosome 1, ASM1480568v1, whole genome shotgun sequence.
GGAACGTGGTCCACGTTTCCTTCGACAGTTTTTTGCTCTGTGCAAAACTGCTGCTACATTCTTCATCTAGTTTTAACTGTCTAACTGAACAAGGAAAGAAACTAAAATTAACATAGTACTGTAGTAATGGAACCTACTTCTGTACAGAGGTTTCTTGACGACTTTAGAGTGGTGTAAAAATTCACAACTGCCCCAGATTTCACTGAAACTTATAAGCCAGGGAGGATTCCAGCTGCCGCTTTAGCAGCTCCACCATATCTGGTGTGCACGAAGCTTCTGCGATGTCCAGCGCCGTGTCCCCTCGGGTGTCCTGGTGGCCAAGGTTGGAACGCGGTGCCAGGAACTCCACTACATCTCTGTAGCCCTCTCGAATGGCAATGTGGATGGGCAGAGTACCAGACTGATCGGCGATGTTGACCGAGGCGCCATAATCGACCAGGACATGCAGTGTGTCCAAAAACCCTGTCCGGGCAGCATCATGGGCTGGCGCGATCCCGAAACGGTCCTGGATGTTCGGGTCGGCACCACTCTCCAGCAGCAGGTAAGCGACGTTGGTGTTACCCATCATCATGACCTGCAGTGAACACAGTAAGGTGTCTTCatatgggaagtggtagctcagtggttaaggctctgggttactgatcagaaggtcggggagGTTCAAGCCCCGCAatggggcccttaagcaaggcccttaaccctctgtgttccaGGGGCACCGTGACATGGCTGAGCCCTCGCTCTGACCcctgcttcctaacatcgctgggattttactgtactgtaaattacATGTGACAAGAATAAAGCaccatcctttctttctttaaatactttttaactTATTGGTGTTGGTTTTGTAGTGCATATAAATGTTCAGTTTATTTGACACAAACATTGTCTATTTACTTACATGTGAATTACTACTAACTAAGCCCCTAGAGACAACTTTCAAATGAAGTAACAGCAGCTGTTGCAACTCTACCATGTATTCCCATGGGGCTATGTTTGTCgtaaataggaaaaaaatagtGCCAGTATTTTCTTGACTTAACATACAAATCTCTGGCATGATGTCGATATAATATGTAAATGCACtaataaacaaaagcaaaaaaataaaaattgttcaCCATCAGGCCAAACAAGACTGTTTTATGGTAAATGTTTATAGTAAACTACTAAGTCATATGTTTATCCTGCAGGCTTGTCCTCATTCCTGAAGACTTACCAGCCTGCATAGCAAAATACCAACACAACTGCCTTGTCAAACCCGGATGCCACTTGAAGGCCCTGATAAACTGGATCAGGTGTGTTCAATCAAAGATGTACACGGTTAGGGTGGGGCAACTATGCTCATTTCACAGCCACTTTCTATAAAGCTCCAACAATAAATATTTACCGTCTGTCCTTTCAGACATTTAGGCAGGACTGGGAAGCTTTGTTTTAGGAAAAGTCACCCGACAAATATTTAGTTTGTATATTGACATCTAATGCAAtggttatattatatattatattagtatattGCACTGTGGATCAGCactaacatattttttttttcaaaacataagACCAAAGTAATTTTACAGGCTATAAATTTATATCTAAATTCATGAATAACAGTAAATCATGTAATACATAATGACTGTCCCTCATTAACTGTCATCATATGATATatgtaatctatctatctatctatctatctatctatctatctatctatctatctatcacttttagtgtgttttattcatgaatatttattttatagagtacataatgacattatttcaacatatggtatattttaaatgtatagatagatagatagatagatagatagatagatagatagatagatagatagatagatagatagatagagatctAACTTCATATATCACACCTTATGAAATGTAACAcagccagaaaaaaaatccataacatttcattataattacaaaaatacacagTAATAAAGATTATTTGAGTTATTAATAAGAATGTGTCAattagatctatctatctatctatctatctagatagatagatagatagatagatagatagatagatagatagatagatagatagatagatagatagaagtatGTGTACTGAATAATTCTTTCATAGGCTAAATAGTGATATTAAATCATGTCATGGTGTAtaatattgtgtatagtgtgtgtgtatatatatatatatatatatatatatatatatatatatatatatatatatatatataatttagctATGTGATgatttcttttaattgtttttttgtaataatgtgcaattttgtgtgtgtgtatatatatatatatatatatatatatatatatatatatatatatatatatatgtgtgtgtgtgtgtgtttgtgtaaagattatatcaatatattatgGTGCATTTATACCATTACGTCATACACACTGGCGCAGACCAGCCGCCTCCTGACTCGACTcgttataattaatatataacactacacacttcaaacgtgtgtgtgtgtttgtgtgtgtgtattttgtggcACCTGTAAGGCTGTTTTGCCGAATTCATTCCTGGTGTCCGGGTGAACGCGACTCTCCTCCAGCAGCTTGCGCACCTCTGCCGTGTCTCCTCGCGCCGCCGCCGTGGTCAGGCGGTTCCCCGCGTCGCTCTCTCTCAGCACCATCGTCCCTGCTGTTATTCTTCTGATGTCGATAGTGGTAGTCTTTTCTCGGCcctgcagatacacacaccACCGAGTAAATGCCTGTAGACGCGCTTTTATTATCGCGCGTGACAAAACAAAATGAggggaataaaaaaaggaaagaacgaaaaaaaaagacGCTCAGCGGCTCTTTTGTGTCGCGCTCGAGCGCTTTGTTGGGGCTCGAGCGCCTTTAATTAAATGCCGGTGGACGGCTCGCGCTAAGCTAACAGGCTAGCTTGTTTACCGCGGTGTGAACCTGGTTATAACTCGGTCGGCTGTCAGGAAGGGAGCGTCGGAGAGACATagataaagaaaacaaataccCAAAACCAAAACCGGAATATTGTAGAATATGCGTAATACGTGAAACACACCACAGTGCGCGTGAATAATCCCGAGTGGATCCGCGAGCGCTTTTGAAATTTACGCGAATAGGGAAATGAAAGTGTTTGGAGCGCAGCGAAAAGCTCCGGCTCCGGTGTTTTACCTGCTCCGCGTCTTTACTCTGCTCTTTAACCGAGGTGTCGACCGTTAGCTGCGGCtcgttttcctttttttaaataaaaaatgtttatgaatattttcaataaacataaacaatccGGGTGCCAGTGTACCTTTAATTTGCGCGCTTTGGAAAACAGTGACAAAATTCTCTATCGTGACTTCTCAAAACGGTGACGGAAAAAAACGCGTCCACCAATCACAAGCTACAAACGAGCCCCAAACCGACCATGTATGGTAAAAAGGGCGGGGCGCACGCACGGTTGCTACAGTATCCCCATGGTAACTGGGCCTCTGGCCAATCAGAGTGAAGGGTGCAGACGGCGGGCGATTTGAGAAGGTTAGTGCAGCAGCCAGGGACGTTCATTCATGTTTCTCTCTCAGTGGTGCGATAATCAGTCGAAAAAGGCGGGTTTATGTGCATTTCTCATTGTAtcttcagaaaaaaatcatCAGCACGTAAACTGTAAGAATTTATTTCATGAAATAACACGTGACCATTATAGAACCCAAACACAAATGcatcacttttttaaaaatcattattacAACAATATTTAACAGTTAAACCATAGTgcaacaacagcagaaacaaacaaaaaaaaaaaacatttcagccaAATCTAATAATCATTTTCCTTCTACTTGAACTGAAATATCAAGACATTTTCTGGATGCAAATCATGATTTCAGGACATTATTCATTTGCCTGGAGCTTGAACAGGATCAGGAAATGCAGCAGGCGTCCCTAGTTCGTCCGGAGTTGGTAATCTGCAAGGTAAAATGCAC
It encodes:
- the cdkn2d gene encoding cyclin-dependent kinase 4 inhibitor D, translated to MVLRESDAGNRLTTAAARGDTAEVRKLLEESRVHPDTRNEFGKTALQVMMMGNTNVAYLLLESGADPNIQDRFGIAPAHDAARTGFLDTLHVLVDYGASVNIADQSGTLPIHIAIREGYRDVVEFLAPRSNLGHQDTRGDTALDIAEASCTPDMVELLKRQLESSLAYKFQ